The Shewanella japonica genome has a window encoding:
- a CDS encoding AAA family ATPase — protein MIILVGGEKGGSGKSCLAQNIAVFLAKDAKSSIIMVDCDPQRTTSDWIQARNNNPELPGINCVQLYGKIRNDLLSLEQHYDYVIVDCGGQDNLALRATLSVASHVLMPLRPKRRDLKTVSHMDDIIATCKMINPKMRASFVITQCPSLPNQAGRIVEAKEVCNTFDINVLDAITFSRNIYDDSEESGLSVIEIDPTGKAASEIRAIACELLEVQNAEQIIQQRNDAANVTQLRGTYGASRSQEKRYAM, from the coding sequence ATGATCATATTAGTTGGCGGAGAGAAAGGTGGTAGTGGCAAAAGTTGCCTTGCACAAAATATTGCCGTTTTTCTCGCAAAAGATGCTAAATCAAGCATTATCATGGTTGATTGCGATCCACAAAGAACAACTTCAGATTGGATCCAAGCAAGAAATAACAATCCAGAATTACCCGGGATTAATTGTGTTCAACTATACGGAAAAATTCGCAACGATCTTTTAAGCCTTGAGCAGCATTATGATTACGTTATTGTTGATTGTGGCGGACAAGATAACCTGGCACTGCGAGCGACGTTATCTGTCGCATCTCATGTATTGATGCCATTAAGACCTAAGCGCCGAGACTTAAAAACGGTCAGTCACATGGACGACATCATTGCCACCTGTAAAATGATTAACCCTAAAATGAGAGCCTCATTTGTCATCACTCAATGCCCAAGCTTACCGAACCAAGCAGGGCGTATCGTCGAAGCTAAAGAAGTCTGCAACACGTTCGATATCAATGTACTAGATGCAATTACCTTTAGCCGCAATATTTACGATGACAGTGAAGAGTCTGGCTTATCAGTTATCGAAATTGACCCAACAGGCAAAGCTGCAAGCGAAATCAGGGCAATTGCCTGCGAGCTTCTAGAGGTGCAAAACGCCGAACAGATTATTCAGCAACGTAATGATGCCGCTAATGTTACTCAACTGAGGGGGACCTATGGGGCTAGCAGATCTCAAGAAAAACGTTACGCCATGTAA
- the aceA gene encoding isocitrate lyase: MSNTNKQLTRQEQIDAIKKDWAENPRWKGVKRPFTAEEVVKLRGSVVPENTIAKRGAEKLWDLVNGGAKKGYVNSLGALTGGQAVQQAKAGIEAIYLSGWQVAADANLAGTMYPDQSLYPANSVPAVVGRINNSFRRADQIQWGKEVNPGDENYTDYFLPIVADAEAGFGGVLNAFELMKSMIDAGAAGVHFEDQLASVKKCGHMGGKVLVPTQEAVQKLVAARLAADVSGVDTLVIARTDANAADLMTSDCDPYDRDFVTGDRTEEGFYRVNAGIDQAISRGLAYAPYADLIWCETAKPCLEEAKKFADAIHAQYPDQLLAYNCSPSFNWKKNLDDATIAKFQQALSDMGYKYQFITLAGIHNMWYNMFDLAYDYARGEGMKHYVEKVQEVEFAAAEKGYTFVSHQQEVGTGYFDQVTTCIQGGKSSVTALTGSTEEEQF; the protein is encoded by the coding sequence ATGTCTAACACTAATAAGCAACTAACTCGTCAAGAACAAATTGATGCGATTAAGAAGGATTGGGCTGAAAACCCTCGTTGGAAAGGTGTTAAGCGTCCGTTTACAGCGGAAGAAGTAGTGAAACTACGTGGTTCTGTGGTACCTGAAAATACCATTGCTAAACGTGGCGCAGAAAAACTATGGGATCTTGTTAATGGCGGCGCTAAAAAAGGCTATGTTAATTCTTTAGGTGCATTAACGGGTGGTCAAGCGGTTCAACAAGCAAAAGCCGGTATTGAAGCTATTTATCTTTCTGGTTGGCAGGTCGCTGCAGATGCCAACTTAGCAGGCACTATGTACCCAGATCAATCATTATACCCAGCTAACTCAGTACCTGCAGTTGTTGGACGTATTAATAATTCATTCCGTCGTGCTGATCAAATTCAATGGGGCAAAGAAGTTAACCCAGGTGATGAGAATTACACTGATTACTTCCTACCAATCGTAGCAGATGCTGAAGCAGGTTTCGGCGGTGTGTTAAATGCGTTCGAATTAATGAAATCTATGATTGATGCGGGTGCTGCTGGGGTTCACTTTGAAGACCAATTAGCATCAGTTAAAAAATGTGGTCACATGGGCGGTAAAGTATTAGTGCCGACTCAAGAGGCTGTACAAAAGTTAGTTGCTGCACGTTTAGCAGCAGATGTTAGCGGTGTTGATACATTAGTCATTGCACGTACTGATGCAAACGCTGCAGATTTAATGACTTCAGATTGCGATCCTTATGACCGTGACTTTGTCACCGGCGATCGCACCGAAGAAGGTTTCTATCGTGTGAATGCTGGTATCGACCAAGCGATTTCACGTGGTTTAGCTTATGCGCCATATGCTGATTTGATTTGGTGTGAAACGGCAAAACCTTGTCTTGAAGAAGCGAAGAAGTTTGCTGACGCTATTCACGCACAATACCCAGATCAGTTACTTGCTTATAACTGTTCACCGTCATTTAACTGGAAGAAAAACTTGGATGACGCAACAATTGCTAAATTCCAACAAGCGCTTTCAGATATGGGCTACAAGTACCAATTCATCACGTTAGCGGGTATCCATAACATGTGGTACAACATGTTTGATTTAGCTTATGACTACGCTCGTGGTGAAGGTATGAAGCACTACGTTGAAAAAGTACAAGAAGTTGAATTTGCCGCTGCTGAAAAAGGTTACACATTCGTATCGCATCAGCAAGAAGTGGGTACAGGTTACTTTGACCAAGTAACGACTTGTATCCAAGGTGGTAAATCATCAGTGACGGCATTGACTGGTTCTACCGAAGAAGAGCAGTTTTAA
- a CDS encoding bifunctional tRNA (adenosine(37)-C2)-methyltransferase TrmG/ribosomal RNA large subunit methyltransferase RlmN, producing MSEKKINLLDLDRKAMRALFTEMGEKPFRADQLMKWLYHFGVSDFEEMNNINKALRAKLARKCEVVAPEISSFQKSEDGTIKFAINVGQGQEVETVYIPEEDRATLCVSSQVGCALECTFCSTAQQGFNRNLTVGEIVGQIWRVSQFLGFQKETGERPITNVVMMGMGEPLLNLANVIPAMDIMLDDFGFSLSKRRVTLSTSGVVPALDKLGDALDVALAVSIHAPNDELRDVLVPVNKKYPLEEFLAGIRRYLAKSNANRGRVTVEYVMLDHINDSTDQAHELAKLMKDTPCKINLIPFNPYPGSPYGRSSNSRIDRFSKVLMEYGLTVIVRKTRGDDIDAACGQLAGDIRDRTKRLAKKRMQESAISVTMD from the coding sequence ATGAGTGAGAAAAAGATCAATTTATTGGATCTTGATCGAAAGGCAATGAGAGCGTTATTCACCGAAATGGGCGAAAAACCGTTCCGTGCTGATCAATTGATGAAATGGCTTTATCACTTTGGTGTTAGCGACTTCGAAGAAATGAACAACATTAACAAAGCACTACGCGCTAAATTAGCTCGTAAGTGTGAAGTGGTTGCGCCAGAAATTTCTAGCTTCCAAAAATCTGAAGATGGCACGATTAAGTTTGCTATCAATGTTGGCCAAGGCCAAGAAGTGGAAACTGTCTATATTCCTGAAGAAGACAGAGCGACTTTATGTGTGTCATCTCAAGTGGGTTGTGCGCTAGAGTGTACCTTCTGTTCTACTGCTCAACAGGGCTTTAACCGTAACTTAACGGTTGGCGAAATTGTTGGGCAAATTTGGCGAGTATCGCAATTTTTAGGTTTCCAAAAAGAAACAGGCGAACGACCAATTACAAACGTAGTGATGATGGGCATGGGTGAGCCATTACTTAACTTAGCTAATGTGATCCCTGCAATGGACATCATGTTAGATGATTTTGGGTTTAGCTTGTCAAAACGTCGTGTCACCTTATCAACCTCTGGTGTTGTTCCAGCGCTTGATAAACTGGGTGATGCGCTAGATGTCGCTCTGGCTGTGAGTATTCATGCGCCAAACGATGAACTGCGTGACGTGTTAGTTCCAGTTAATAAAAAATACCCATTGGAAGAGTTCCTTGCTGGTATTCGTCGTTACTTAGCAAAATCAAACGCTAACCGTGGCCGTGTAACGGTTGAGTATGTGATGTTGGATCATATCAATGACAGTACTGATCAAGCACACGAGTTAGCCAAGTTAATGAAAGACACACCGTGTAAAATTAACTTAATTCCATTTAACCCTTATCCTGGTTCGCCTTATGGTCGCTCTTCTAATTCCAGAATTGACCGATTCTCGAAAGTGCTAATGGAATATGGGCTGACTGTTATCGTTCGTAAAACACGTGGCGATGATATTGATGCTGCTTGTGGTCAATTAGCGGGTGATATTCGTGACCGCACTAAACGTCTTGCGAAAAAACGCATGCAAGAGAGTGCTATTTCGGTCACAATGGATTAA
- a CDS encoding GNAT family N-acetyltransferase, whose amino-acid sequence MENTANQSITPFSPQYASNVSLLVHECIQHIDHPRYTQAHLDAWSTTPRSVRHWCQRLLRSQSWLLLNNAPSQPEVIGVINVETDFNHRGYIDSLYISPGKQRQGLAGKLYQTLEQWAIAQGYHALSVDASYLSKGFFLKQGFQQVQPSYQITKGQVINGFYMKKDLT is encoded by the coding sequence ATGGAAAACACAGCTAACCAATCAATAACACCTTTTAGCCCACAATATGCTAGTAACGTTAGTCTACTTGTCCACGAATGTATTCAGCACATTGACCATCCTCGCTACACACAAGCACATCTAGATGCGTGGTCAACTACCCCTCGCTCAGTCAGACATTGGTGCCAACGCCTTTTGCGCAGTCAAAGCTGGCTATTATTAAATAACGCTCCATCACAGCCGGAAGTGATTGGTGTCATTAATGTTGAAACGGATTTTAACCATCGTGGGTATATTGATAGTTTATATATCAGCCCAGGTAAGCAGCGACAAGGCTTAGCTGGCAAGCTTTATCAAACACTTGAGCAATGGGCTATTGCTCAGGGTTATCATGCGCTCAGCGTGGATGCATCCTACTTATCTAAAGGCTTCTTTTTAAAGCAAGGGTTCCAGCAAGTGCAGCCAAGCTATCAAATCACAAAAGGACAGGTCATAAACGGTTTTTACATGAAAAAAGACCTCACATAA
- a CDS encoding DUF3820 family protein, which produces MNEALLLEAINQKMPFGKYAGRKLLELPEPYLVWFHSKGFPEGKLGEQLALMYEVKLNGLEEMLQPLLKK; this is translated from the coding sequence ATGAATGAAGCGTTATTATTAGAAGCAATTAACCAGAAAATGCCTTTTGGAAAATATGCTGGACGTAAATTGTTAGAACTTCCTGAGCCTTATTTAGTCTGGTTTCACAGTAAAGGCTTTCCAGAAGGAAAATTAGGTGAGCAATTAGCGCTAATGTATGAAGTTAAACTTAATGGTTTAGAAGAAATGCTGCAGCCATTACTTAAAAAGTAG
- a CDS encoding HDOD domain-containing protein: MKNSLPITKGVDYWTKRISEQEMPALCSTVRDLEKLAKDDVSSLATLGRSVLHDNALTTRILRVANSAIYNKGTNHVTTVSRAAVVLGFDTIRNICITAKLLTSLLENNNLSESVYQRLIKLMAHSFQAAMISRVMLKDYDEALREEVFIASLLYRIGESAFWSIGGEFVDNLDQAILVSPSVKDEKAIVREHLGTSFSQLTQSIARAWGLGDVLTTSLSHPDERMPEIRTIFLANEISEALNQPHVNPEKLNDLLLAAAEIQGISLEQCKSRISRCAEATMRLAEDYGATELIQYLPDTAEIILCLDKPEQKPQFRDADLVLQLKKLRELTEHAIQKADFNQVVQTALEGILDGVGVDRCAVMLLSLNRKQLSARVVFGESAEFFKQELLIDMQGELNPFSQVVDAKKPSLIHSAENSQLMLVQQGKNEDLNSKVNFALGFMVAPIVVNDKVIGVFYADKHASERPLSQQDFDGFCHLSQLANLCFGLTMK; encoded by the coding sequence TTGAAAAACTCTTTACCTATCACTAAAGGCGTCGACTACTGGACCAAGCGTATCAGTGAACAAGAAATGCCTGCTTTGTGTTCAACCGTCAGGGATTTAGAAAAGCTGGCAAAAGATGATGTGTCATCATTAGCGACATTAGGTCGTAGTGTGCTGCATGATAATGCGCTTACCACTCGGATATTACGTGTGGCCAACAGTGCTATTTATAATAAAGGCACTAATCACGTTACAACGGTCAGTAGAGCTGCCGTGGTGCTGGGTTTTGATACCATTCGCAATATTTGTATTACCGCCAAACTACTCACCAGCTTGCTCGAAAATAACAATTTATCTGAGTCTGTGTATCAACGATTAATCAAACTCATGGCGCACTCTTTTCAAGCTGCCATGATTTCGCGGGTGATGCTTAAAGATTATGATGAAGCACTTCGTGAAGAAGTGTTTATCGCTTCGTTATTATATCGCATTGGTGAAAGTGCATTTTGGAGCATTGGTGGCGAATTTGTTGATAACTTAGATCAAGCGATATTAGTCTCCCCATCAGTAAAAGATGAAAAGGCTATTGTGCGTGAGCATCTTGGGACATCATTTTCGCAATTAACTCAAAGCATTGCTCGAGCTTGGGGCTTAGGTGACGTATTAACCACATCACTGTCTCACCCTGATGAGAGAATGCCTGAAATAAGGACTATTTTTCTAGCAAATGAAATTTCTGAAGCGTTGAATCAGCCTCATGTTAACCCAGAAAAGCTCAATGATTTACTCTTAGCTGCTGCAGAAATTCAAGGAATTAGTCTTGAGCAATGTAAGTCGAGGATCAGTCGCTGCGCAGAAGCCACAATGAGGTTAGCTGAAGATTATGGGGCTACTGAATTAATTCAATACCTTCCCGATACTGCAGAAATCATTTTGTGCTTAGATAAGCCAGAACAAAAACCGCAATTTCGTGATGCCGATTTAGTGCTGCAATTGAAAAAGCTGCGTGAATTGACTGAGCATGCCATTCAAAAAGCGGACTTTAATCAAGTGGTGCAGACTGCATTAGAAGGTATTTTAGATGGGGTTGGTGTTGATAGATGCGCGGTGATGTTGCTATCACTTAACCGAAAGCAGCTATCTGCTCGGGTTGTGTTTGGCGAGAGTGCAGAGTTTTTTAAGCAAGAGCTACTAATTGATATGCAAGGGGAGTTGAACCCATTTTCACAGGTCGTTGACGCTAAAAAACCAAGCTTGATTCACTCAGCTGAAAATAGCCAACTAATGTTGGTTCAACAAGGAAAAAATGAAGACCTTAATAGCAAAGTGAATTTTGCTTTAGGCTTTATGGTTGCGCCAATTGTCGTAAACGACAAAGTAATAGGGGTGTTTTATGCCGATAAGCATGCATCCGAAAGACCTTTGTCTCAGCAGGATTTTGATGGTTTTTGCCATTTGAGTCAGCTGGCTAATTTATGTTTTGGTTTAACAATGAAGTAA
- a CDS encoding CNNM domain-containing protein yields the protein MITLIIIVFIAIAISFLCSVFEAVLLSVTPSYIANLAKTNPKAAKRLDKQKQNVESPLVSILTLNTIAHTVGAAVAGAQAAKVFGDEMLGVFSGVLTFLILFFSEIIPKTLGANYWRSLAAPVSLILVWMERLTKPLIWMSSQVTKLMGKGDEGQYIRQEMSAMAEIGLRSGELDKQESSILTQMLSVKEMPVSAIMTPRTVMFKLPIHLSQGEFVQQFLAKPFTRIPVYEDDPDNIIGYVNRNNIIQAERYTPKESIGVLKKNLLVIPETAKILPIFELMIKRNTKIAMIVDEYGSGEGIVTLEDIVESLLGLEIVDSNDPVTDMQQLARKLWGTRMKHKGIVLSDDGEFTKQTTQHTPEPEVAPKNSTI from the coding sequence ATGATAACTCTTATCATTATAGTATTTATCGCCATTGCAATCTCGTTTCTTTGCAGTGTATTTGAAGCGGTATTACTGTCTGTTACCCCTAGTTATATTGCCAACTTGGCAAAAACTAACCCTAAAGCCGCGAAACGGCTTGATAAACAGAAACAAAATGTGGAATCACCACTAGTTTCTATTCTGACATTAAATACCATCGCCCATACCGTGGGTGCCGCTGTTGCAGGCGCACAAGCTGCAAAAGTCTTTGGTGATGAAATGCTTGGAGTATTCTCTGGTGTGCTTACCTTCTTGATTTTATTCTTTTCTGAAATCATTCCGAAAACATTAGGTGCTAACTATTGGCGTTCACTCGCTGCGCCTGTGTCTTTGATTTTGGTTTGGATGGAAAGATTAACTAAACCGCTAATTTGGATGTCTTCTCAAGTGACCAAATTAATGGGGAAAGGCGATGAAGGCCAATATATCAGACAAGAAATGAGTGCGATGGCTGAAATAGGCTTGCGTTCAGGCGAGCTAGACAAACAAGAGTCATCAATTTTGACCCAAATGTTGTCAGTAAAAGAAATGCCAGTCTCTGCAATCATGACGCCAAGAACGGTCATGTTTAAATTACCAATTCACTTGTCACAAGGTGAATTTGTACAGCAGTTTCTAGCGAAACCTTTTACGCGTATTCCTGTCTACGAAGATGATCCGGATAATATTATCGGTTACGTTAACCGTAATAATATTATTCAAGCAGAACGATACACTCCAAAAGAATCTATTGGTGTGTTGAAAAAGAATCTGCTTGTGATCCCTGAAACCGCGAAGATATTACCGATTTTCGAGCTCATGATTAAGCGCAATACAAAAATTGCCATGATTGTGGACGAATACGGCTCAGGTGAAGGTATTGTGACATTAGAAGATATTGTCGAATCTTTACTAGGCTTAGAAATTGTCGATTCAAACGACCCTGTCACTGATATGCAGCAATTAGCGCGTAAACTGTGGGGCACGCGAATGAAACATAAAGGCATCGTATTATCTGATGATGGCGAGTTTACAAAACAAACAACCCAGCATACACCAGAGCCCGAGGTTGCGCCCAAAAATAGTACGATATAA
- a CDS encoding zinc-dependent peptidase produces the protein MFALIALIIVSTIAIGLIISKPKRNQIRRAKITKQAFPKQWRQILKHRFPYFKAMPTDLQLQLKKHIQVFIEEKEFIGCDGFIITDEVRVTIAAQACLLLLNRKTDYYPKLRQILVYPYAFIVEKQGTDFAGVQSNQRNVLLGESWGNGKIILSWKSTIDGAADPTDGQNVVIHEFAHQLDQENGQANGAPPLRDITSYSAWSTILGQEFDRLQRCASQQLPSLFNYYGATNPAEFFAVITETFFEMPHDFYQQHPLLYKELSRFYQLDPIHWH, from the coding sequence ATGTTTGCTCTTATCGCTTTGATTATCGTCTCAACGATTGCTATTGGTCTGATTATCAGTAAGCCAAAACGCAATCAAATAAGACGTGCAAAGATCACTAAGCAGGCTTTCCCTAAACAATGGCGTCAAATTCTCAAACATCGTTTCCCTTACTTTAAAGCTATGCCAACGGATCTACAGTTACAGCTCAAAAAGCACATACAAGTATTTATCGAAGAAAAAGAATTTATAGGCTGTGATGGCTTTATCATCACTGATGAAGTGAGAGTCACCATTGCGGCACAAGCTTGCCTACTATTATTAAATCGAAAAACAGACTACTACCCTAAACTCAGACAAATTTTAGTCTATCCTTATGCTTTTATAGTGGAAAAGCAGGGAACTGATTTTGCTGGAGTTCAGTCAAACCAACGTAATGTTCTCTTAGGTGAATCATGGGGAAATGGTAAAATCATTCTTTCTTGGAAAAGCACCATAGATGGGGCTGCTGATCCGACAGATGGACAAAATGTCGTCATACATGAGTTTGCACATCAACTCGATCAGGAAAACGGCCAAGCAAATGGCGCGCCGCCGCTGCGAGATATCACGTCCTATTCTGCATGGTCAACGATTCTCGGGCAAGAGTTTGACAGATTGCAGCGCTGCGCGAGTCAACAACTCCCATCACTGTTTAACTATTATGGCGCTACCAACCCAGCCGAGTTTTTTGCCGTTATCACTGAAACTTTTTTTGAAATGCCCCATGATTTTTACCAACAGCATCCTTTGCTGTATAAAGAACTAAGCCGTTTTTATCAACTAGATCCAATTCATTGGCATTAG
- a CDS encoding alpha/beta hydrolase: MELALVSQGKSSYIFKYCTLILLAVILSVIAGNSVANSLVNSMAQIDKAQVQPQSLLVVDTLRQREVPIELYLPEKSFACHVEQQCPVMIIGSGYGLLHTDYQFISQLFQQNGYLVVAIQHELATDPALSRTPPFIQTRAENWQRGANTVDFILQQSRQYLPEFDFEHVTLVGHSNGGDISVWLATQGISLFSESESESESESNLKPVSSTGYADYIARIITLDHRRVPLPRNANITQLSIRASDYPADEGVLPLPSEQVTTISVVTIKDAKHNDMNDYGPQWLKDKIVNIISEHMQF, from the coding sequence ATGGAATTAGCATTAGTATCACAGGGTAAAAGCTCCTACATTTTCAAATATTGTACGTTAATCTTATTGGCTGTTATTTTGAGTGTTATTGCAGGTAATTCAGTTGCGAATTCACTTGTGAATTCAATGGCTCAAATCGATAAAGCACAAGTTCAACCGCAATCTCTTCTAGTTGTCGATACTCTCAGACAAAGAGAGGTTCCAATAGAGTTATATCTCCCCGAAAAAAGCTTTGCCTGCCATGTCGAGCAGCAGTGTCCTGTGATGATAATTGGTTCCGGATATGGGTTATTACACACAGATTATCAATTTATAAGTCAGCTATTTCAGCAAAATGGATACTTAGTGGTGGCGATTCAGCATGAGTTAGCCACAGATCCTGCATTATCAAGAACGCCGCCATTTATCCAAACACGCGCTGAAAATTGGCAACGAGGTGCTAATACTGTTGATTTTATTTTGCAGCAAAGTCGTCAATACTTGCCTGAGTTCGACTTTGAGCATGTGACATTGGTCGGCCATTCAAATGGTGGTGATATTTCAGTTTGGCTAGCAACCCAAGGTATTTCACTATTTAGTGAGAGTGAGAGTGAGAGTGAGAGTGAGAGCAATTTAAAACCAGTATCATCAACAGGCTATGCTGATTACATCGCGCGAATCATTACTTTGGATCATCGACGAGTTCCGTTACCGCGTAATGCCAATATCACGCAGCTTTCGATTAGAGCGAGCGATTACCCTGCTGATGAAGGTGTTTTGCCACTACCGAGTGAACAAGTAACAACTATTTCAGTGGTGACCATAAAAGATGCTAAACATAACGATATGAATGACTATGGGCCGCAATGGCTTAAAGATAAAATCGTCAATATCATCAGTGAGCATATGCAGTTTTAA
- a CDS encoding bifunctional metallophosphatase/5'-nucleotidase, producing MPNTYSLSLAHINDTHSNFEPSQVQFSLSFNEQTYLAETQTGGYARLGHQIETARIAAVKNQHEFMFLHGGDSFQGTLYFREFQGAANAHLLNMLKPDAMVLGNHEIDAGNSPVLAFLNRIEFPLLAGNMDLSQELEDKEGRLKHHPMLFDYDTEQQCAKVLIKPFYDKQIAIIGITLDQMPLIARPDPDTHFINAIDTTKNTIAKLHQQGIYHIVVLSHLGLDQDRELAEKVDGISVIVGGHSHTLQGEFSDLGLSHTEYGERINNTPIIHASKYAEVLGLAQIEFDESGLCLSLNGNNYFMIDEQIKVSLDAKQAKKADLQDISQAEIDAVTSQLLAHPGILNNAANDEVHQTIMRDYRPALNALEEQVLAHIPRDLIHTRLPSKHFPHGSEIAPWVCRSMYKATKLSEPQLDFALHNAGGVRQSLIKGNLSLADVLGRILPFELPLVKYQIQGKFLYQALESAINSATNNGVTGTGAGSFPYTYGIRYFYDGTLPMNHRITLIEEFTQGEWRAIDSQKLYIGVSSAYTAAGKEGYDALLKAHWQQDMESMTLPEAFVDFVSQHGNLIENPLQPNVHYISHR from the coding sequence ATGCCGAACACCTATTCTTTATCACTTGCCCATATCAATGACACGCATTCAAATTTCGAGCCGAGTCAGGTTCAATTCTCCTTGTCGTTTAATGAGCAAACTTACCTTGCTGAAACGCAAACCGGCGGCTATGCCCGTTTGGGCCACCAAATTGAAACGGCAAGAATCGCGGCGGTGAAAAACCAACACGAATTTATGTTTCTTCATGGCGGCGACAGCTTTCAAGGTACATTGTACTTTCGTGAATTTCAGGGCGCAGCAAACGCACATTTACTGAATATGCTTAAGCCAGATGCCATGGTATTAGGTAATCATGAGATTGATGCAGGCAATAGTCCTGTGTTGGCATTTTTAAATCGAATCGAATTCCCTTTGTTAGCGGGCAATATGGATTTAAGCCAAGAGCTTGAAGATAAAGAAGGTCGCTTAAAGCACCATCCAATGTTATTTGACTACGACACTGAGCAGCAATGTGCCAAAGTGCTAATCAAACCCTTTTACGATAAACAAATTGCAATTATTGGGATCACTCTAGATCAAATGCCACTCATTGCTAGACCTGATCCTGACACCCACTTTATCAATGCTATCGACACCACTAAAAACACCATTGCAAAACTTCATCAACAAGGGATATACCACATTGTTGTACTCAGTCATTTAGGGTTAGATCAAGACCGTGAACTGGCTGAAAAAGTGGATGGAATAAGTGTTATTGTTGGCGGCCACTCTCACACGCTTCAAGGTGAATTTTCAGATTTAGGCCTAAGTCACACAGAATACGGTGAACGTATTAACAACACCCCTATCATTCATGCCAGTAAATATGCAGAAGTGCTCGGGCTCGCTCAAATTGAGTTCGATGAAAGTGGTCTATGCCTTTCATTAAATGGCAATAATTACTTTATGATTGATGAACAAATTAAAGTGTCACTCGATGCCAAACAGGCGAAAAAAGCAGATTTACAAGACATCAGTCAAGCTGAAATTGATGCAGTCACCTCCCAGCTATTAGCTCACCCAGGAATATTGAATAATGCCGCAAATGATGAGGTTCACCAAACCATTATGCGAGATTACCGCCCTGCCTTAAATGCACTTGAAGAACAGGTATTGGCACATATTCCTCGAGATTTAATTCATACACGCCTTCCGAGTAAACACTTTCCACATGGCAGTGAAATTGCGCCTTGGGTGTGTCGAAGTATGTATAAAGCCACCAAACTATCAGAACCACAACTAGACTTTGCGCTGCATAATGCTGGCGGTGTTCGTCAGTCATTAATCAAGGGGAACCTGTCATTAGCTGACGTATTAGGGCGCATTTTGCCGTTCGAGTTACCTTTGGTGAAATATCAAATTCAGGGAAAGTTCTTATATCAAGCTTTGGAATCCGCCATTAACTCGGCAACAAATAATGGGGTAACAGGTACTGGCGCAGGAAGCTTTCCCTACACTTATGGTATTCGATACTTTTATGATGGCACTTTACCTATGAATCATCGTATCACCTTAATTGAAGAGTTCACTCAAGGCGAATGGCGAGCGATTGATTCACAGAAGCTATACATTGGCGTTTCAAGTGCTTATACCGCTGCGGGTAAAGAAGGTTACGATGCATTGTTAAAGGCGCATTGGCAGCAAGATATGGAGTCCATGACATTACCTGAAGCGTTTGTCGATTTTGTGTCGCAGCACGGTAATTTGATTGAAAATCCGTTACAACCGAATGTTCATTACATCAGTCACCGTTAA
- a CDS encoding nuclear transport factor 2 family protein — protein MQKAILTLLLTSSLWVMSSLPSSATVAISTESKQLADNVLNQLHQDASAANWDSYFSLYDTDAVFLGTDATERWDMKEFEGYARPTDGWHYEVQSRQLLQFDNTIVFDELLNSASYGLCRGTGALQLTEQGWKIVQYHLSIAVPNENAKAVAKLIGAAK, from the coding sequence ATGCAAAAAGCCATTCTTACCTTATTACTCACCAGCAGTTTATGGGTTATGTCATCCCTCCCATCATCAGCTACAGTGGCGATATCAACCGAATCGAAACAACTCGCTGACAATGTACTTAACCAACTGCATCAAGATGCTAGTGCGGCAAATTGGGATAGTTATTTTTCTTTATACGATACTGATGCAGTCTTTTTAGGTACCGATGCGACAGAGCGATGGGATATGAAAGAGTTTGAAGGTTATGCCAGACCAACTGATGGTTGGCACTATGAGGTGCAATCTAGGCAACTATTACAGTTCGACAATACCATTGTATTTGATGAGCTATTGAACAGTGCCAGCTATGGTTTGTGTCGAGGTACTGGTGCTCTGCAATTAACAGAGCAAGGTTGGAAAATCGTCCAATATCATTTGAGTATTGCAGTCCCAAATGAAAACGCCAAAGCCGTTGCTAAGTTAATTGGTGCGGCTAAATAA